A region from the Alnus glutinosa chromosome 5, dhAlnGlut1.1, whole genome shotgun sequence genome encodes:
- the LOC133869932 gene encoding uncharacterized protein LOC133869932 isoform X2, with amino-acid sequence MGNGQSTRVQRRMWSRTPFRYHRIFPFNSLNQPLLDDDSQSMVSNLQLEADQEKKAALEKENRDLRSALSRLESKLQSKERATEAQAGRIANLEREVNELKSQVSKLKSERQVDKVHKFKQEGANNYAALEEIRIKKPSTGSVSEKKKASASSHDSHVCLQLDKAQQALPDDIVACLIVLIFLVSILIVINL; translated from the exons atgggAAACGGGCAATCAACAAGAGTGCAACGACGTATGTGGTCACGTACTCCTTTTCGCTATCACCGAATTTTCCCTTTCAATTCACTAAACCAACCTCTGCTAGACGATGACAGCCAG TCCATGGTGTCAAACCTTCAACTTGAAGCCgatcaagaaaagaaagcagCTTTGGAGAAAGAAAATCGTGACTTGAGGTCTGCACTCTCCAGGCTAGAATCCAAGCTTCAATCAAAGGagagg GCCACTGAAGCACAAGCAGGGAGAATCGCCAACCTTGAGAGAGAGGTTAATGAACTCAAGAGTCAAGTGTCGAAGCTAAAATCTGAACGTCAAGTTGACAAAGTTCACAAATTT AAACAAGAAGGGGCCAATAATTATGCTGCTTTGGAGGAGATCAGAATTAAGAAGCCGTCAACCGGCAGTGTCTCTGAGAAGAAGAAGGCGTCTGCTTCTTCTCATGATTCACATGTATGTTTACAATTAGACAAGGCACAACAGGCGTTGCCGGATGATATTGTTGCCTGCCTTAtcgttttgatatttttagtaTCTATTCTCATTGTCATCAACCTCTAA
- the LOC133869932 gene encoding uncharacterized protein LOC133869932 isoform X1, with protein MILGGESISIYMGNGQSTRVQRRMWSRTPFRYHRIFPFNSLNQPLLDDDSQSMVSNLQLEADQEKKAALEKENRDLRSALSRLESKLQSKERATEAQAGRIANLEREVNELKSQVSKLKSERQVDKVHKFKQEGANNYAALEEIRIKKPSTGSVSEKKKASASSHDSHVCLQLDKAQQALPDDIVACLIVLIFLVSILIVINL; from the exons ATGATTCTAGGTGGTGAAtcaatatctatatatatgggAAACGGGCAATCAACAAGAGTGCAACGACGTATGTGGTCACGTACTCCTTTTCGCTATCACCGAATTTTCCCTTTCAATTCACTAAACCAACCTCTGCTAGACGATGACAGCCAG TCCATGGTGTCAAACCTTCAACTTGAAGCCgatcaagaaaagaaagcagCTTTGGAGAAAGAAAATCGTGACTTGAGGTCTGCACTCTCCAGGCTAGAATCCAAGCTTCAATCAAAGGagagg GCCACTGAAGCACAAGCAGGGAGAATCGCCAACCTTGAGAGAGAGGTTAATGAACTCAAGAGTCAAGTGTCGAAGCTAAAATCTGAACGTCAAGTTGACAAAGTTCACAAATTT AAACAAGAAGGGGCCAATAATTATGCTGCTTTGGAGGAGATCAGAATTAAGAAGCCGTCAACCGGCAGTGTCTCTGAGAAGAAGAAGGCGTCTGCTTCTTCTCATGATTCACATGTATGTTTACAATTAGACAAGGCACAACAGGCGTTGCCGGATGATATTGTTGCCTGCCTTAtcgttttgatatttttagtaTCTATTCTCATTGTCATCAACCTCTAA